The following proteins are encoded in a genomic region of Sesamum indicum cultivar Zhongzhi No. 13 linkage group LG8, S_indicum_v1.0, whole genome shotgun sequence:
- the LOC105169547 gene encoding protein CYPRO4 yields MRGETNMMLMSPQKEGKPQSTGLHQLDIETGKIVTEWKFEKDGTDITMKDITSDAKGSQLDPSESTFLGLDDNRLCQWDMRDKKGMVQKLANASSPVLHWTQGHQFSRGTNFQCFATAGDGSIVVGSLDGKIRLYSRTSMRQAKTAFPGLGSPITSVDVTYDGKWVLGTTDTYLILICTLFTDKDGKTKTGFAGRMGNKIPAPRLLKLTPVDAHLAGADNKFHAGHFSWVTEGGKQEKHLVATVGKFSIIWNFQQVKNSAHYCYQNQQGLKSCYCYKIVLKDESIIESRFMHDKFALNNSPEAPLVVATPMKVTSFSMSGKR; encoded by the exons ATGAGGGGAGAGACAAATATGATGCTCATGAGCCCCCAGAAGGAAGGAAAGCCCCAGTCTACAGGGCTTCACCAGTTGGATATAGAGACTGGGAAGATTGTTACAGAGTGGAAGTTTGAGAAGGATGGTACTGATATCACAATGAAAGATATTACCAGTGATGCAAAGGGATCGCAGCTGGACCCTTCTGAGTCCACTTTCTTGGGATTGGATGACAATAGATTGTGTCAGTGGGATATGCGTGATAAGAAGGGAATGGTTCAAAAGCTTGCAAATGCCAGTTCACCCGTGTTGCATTGGACTCAAGGACATCAATTTTCGAGGGGAACAAATTTCCAATGTTTTGCAACTGCTGGGGATGGTTCCATCGTTGTTGGGTCGCTTGATGGGAAGATAAGATTATACTCAAGGACTTCCATGAGGCAGGCGAAAACTGCTTTCCCAGGACTTGGTTCACCCATTACATCAGTTGATGTTACGTATGATGGGAAGTGGGTTTTGGGCACGACAGACACCTATTTGATCTTAATCTGCACTTTATTCACGGATAAGGATGGTAAAACCAAGACTGGTTTTGCTGGTCgaatgggaaacaaaattCCTGCGCCAAGATTACTTAAGCTCACCCCTGTTGATGCACATCTTGCCGGAGCTGATAATAAGTTCCATGCTGGCCATTTTTcttgg GTTACCGAAGgtggaaaacaagaaaaacatctGGTGGCAACAGTGGGCAAATTCAGCATTATATGGAACTTTCAGCAGGTGAAGAACAGCGCACATTACTGTTACCAGAATCAACAAGGGCTTAAGAGCTGCTATTGTTACAAAATAGTGTTGAAGGATGAATCCATTATTGAGAGCCGGTTCATGCACGACAAGTTTGCGCTCAACAATTCGCCTGAGGCCCCGTTGGTTGTGGCAACTCCTATGAAAGTTACTTCCTTTAGTATGTCTGGCAAGCGATGA
- the LOC105169548 gene encoding putative leucine-rich repeat receptor-like serine/threonine-protein kinase At2g14440 isoform X2: MSTCMIFLLWLVSTPLAIHADSLPVGYLLNCGADEEAVEGPLKYVPDDHFISTGNKTTLNRTDILPRLRTLRFFPNAKARKFCYSFSVVKEGKYLVKTIFFYGGFDGGKEPPVFDQIIDGAKWGIVNTTEDYANGGSSFYEAIVVARNKILSVCLARNQHTAAGTSPFISSVEVYLIDDSVYNSTNFNENLLVTVARSRFGTDGEVVSFPDDDFNRYWEPFKDDNPFVLSQSNVTTSTFWNIPPPEAFKSALTTSRGKNLTVKWPPFSLPSGRYYIALYFQDNRTPSPYSWRVFDIYVNGEKFFQNINVTESGQSVVGTEWPLSGQTEISLVPVNNKTVGPLINAGELLLMLPSGGKTITRDVVAIEQFRTELTNEPEDWTGDPCLPRENSWTGVSCSDTVPVRILSLNLTGFGLSGSLPQSISKLTALKDLLLGDNKLSGNIPDLSSLKSLETLHLENNQFEGSVPSSMGELPNLREVYLQNNKLNGSIPDSLKNKRGVNVKS, encoded by the exons ATGTCCACCTGCATGATCTTCCTCCTATGGCTCGTCAGCACCCCCCTTGCAATCCACGCCGACTCACTACCTGTCG GTTATCTCCTTAACTGCGGTGCGGACGAAGAAGCAGTAGAAGGGCCTCTCAAGTACGTTCCAGATGATCACTTCATATCAACTGGCAACAAAACAACATTGAACAGAACAGACATTCTGCCTAGATTAAGAACTCTCCGGTTTTTCCCAAATGCCAAGGCTAGAAAGTTCTGTTACAGCTTCTCTGTGGTAAAAGAAGGGAAATATCTAGTGAAAACCATCTTTTTCTACGGAGGTTTTGATGGAGGAAAGGAGCCGCCTGTTTTTGATCAGATCATTGATGGAGCAAAATGGGGCATTGTGAATACCACGGAGGATTACGCGAATGGGGGATCATCCTTCTATGAGGCCATTGTCGTCGCTCGGAACAAGATTCTGAGTGTTTGTTTGGCAAGAAATCAGCACACTGCTGCTGGTACCAGcccttttatttcttctgtTGAAGTGTATCTTATTGATGATTCTGTTTACAATTCTACCAACTTCAATGAAAACCTGCTGGTGACTGTTGCAAGAAGTAGGTTTGGCACAGATGGAGAAGTCGTTAG TTTTCCAGATGACGATTTCAACCGATACTGGGAGCCCTTCAAGGATGATAATCCTTTCGTCTTGAGCCAGTCCAATGTAACTACTTCGACATTTTGGAACATCCCACCACCGGAGGCCTTTAAATCAGCACTAACAACCAGCAGAGGGAAGAATCTGACAGTCAAATGGCCACCGTTCTCACTCCCCAGCGGACGATATTACATTGCATTGTACTTCCAAGATAATCGAACCCCAAGCCCATATAGCTGGAGAGTGTTCGATATCTATGTAAATGGAGAAAAATTCTTCCAGAATATCAATGTCACAGAGAGTGGTCAGAGTGTTGTTGGGACAGAGTGGCCTCTTTCAGGACAAACAGAGATTTCTCTAGTTCCCGTCAACAATAAAACTGTTGGGCCATTGATCAATGCTGGTGAACTCCTTCTGATGTTGCCTTCTGGAGGAAAGACCATCACCAGAGATG TGGTGGCAATTGAGCAATTCAGAACAGAATTAACAAACGAGCCCGAAGATTGGACAGGGGATCCATGCCTTCCAAGAGAGAACTCATGGACCGGTGTTTCGTGCTCTGACACAGTTCCCGTTCGAATTCTCTCTTT GAACCTGACAGGCTTTGGGTTGTCTGGATCACTGCCACAAAGTATATCTAAGTTAACTGCACTCAAGGACCT TTTGCTTGGAGACAACAAACTTTCAGGCAATATACCTGATTTGAGTTCACTAAAATCTTTAGAAACTCT TCATCTTGAGAACAACCAATTCGAAGGATCAGTCCCTAGTTCGATGGGCGAACTACCAAATCTTCGTGAAGT ATACCTCCAGAACAACAAACTAAATGGTAGCATCCCGGACTCTTTGAAAAACAAACGCGGTGTCAATGTTAA GTCCTAA
- the LOC105169548 gene encoding putative leucine-rich repeat receptor-like serine/threonine-protein kinase At2g14440 isoform X1, with amino-acid sequence MSTCMIFLLWLVSTPLAIHADSLPVGYLLNCGADEEAVEGPLKYVPDDHFISTGNKTTLNRTDILPRLRTLRFFPNAKARKFCYSFSVVKEGKYLVKTIFFYGGFDGGKEPPVFDQIIDGAKWGIVNTTEDYANGGSSFYEAIVVARNKILSVCLARNQHTAAGTSPFISSVEVYLIDDSVYNSTNFNENLLVTVARSRFGTDGEVVSFPDDDFNRYWEPFKDDNPFVLSQSNVTTSTFWNIPPPEAFKSALTTSRGKNLTVKWPPFSLPSGRYYIALYFQDNRTPSPYSWRVFDIYVNGEKFFQNINVTESGQSVVGTEWPLSGQTEISLVPVNNKTVGPLINAGELLLMLPSGGKTITRDVVAIEQFRTELTNEPEDWTGDPCLPRENSWTGVSCSDTVPVRILSLNLTGFGLSGSLPQSISKLTALKDLLLGDNKLSGNIPDLSSLKSLETLHLENNQFEGSVPSSMGELPNLREVYLQNNKLNGSIPDSLKNKRGVNVKLEMLADRDDAVVD; translated from the exons ATGTCCACCTGCATGATCTTCCTCCTATGGCTCGTCAGCACCCCCCTTGCAATCCACGCCGACTCACTACCTGTCG GTTATCTCCTTAACTGCGGTGCGGACGAAGAAGCAGTAGAAGGGCCTCTCAAGTACGTTCCAGATGATCACTTCATATCAACTGGCAACAAAACAACATTGAACAGAACAGACATTCTGCCTAGATTAAGAACTCTCCGGTTTTTCCCAAATGCCAAGGCTAGAAAGTTCTGTTACAGCTTCTCTGTGGTAAAAGAAGGGAAATATCTAGTGAAAACCATCTTTTTCTACGGAGGTTTTGATGGAGGAAAGGAGCCGCCTGTTTTTGATCAGATCATTGATGGAGCAAAATGGGGCATTGTGAATACCACGGAGGATTACGCGAATGGGGGATCATCCTTCTATGAGGCCATTGTCGTCGCTCGGAACAAGATTCTGAGTGTTTGTTTGGCAAGAAATCAGCACACTGCTGCTGGTACCAGcccttttatttcttctgtTGAAGTGTATCTTATTGATGATTCTGTTTACAATTCTACCAACTTCAATGAAAACCTGCTGGTGACTGTTGCAAGAAGTAGGTTTGGCACAGATGGAGAAGTCGTTAG TTTTCCAGATGACGATTTCAACCGATACTGGGAGCCCTTCAAGGATGATAATCCTTTCGTCTTGAGCCAGTCCAATGTAACTACTTCGACATTTTGGAACATCCCACCACCGGAGGCCTTTAAATCAGCACTAACAACCAGCAGAGGGAAGAATCTGACAGTCAAATGGCCACCGTTCTCACTCCCCAGCGGACGATATTACATTGCATTGTACTTCCAAGATAATCGAACCCCAAGCCCATATAGCTGGAGAGTGTTCGATATCTATGTAAATGGAGAAAAATTCTTCCAGAATATCAATGTCACAGAGAGTGGTCAGAGTGTTGTTGGGACAGAGTGGCCTCTTTCAGGACAAACAGAGATTTCTCTAGTTCCCGTCAACAATAAAACTGTTGGGCCATTGATCAATGCTGGTGAACTCCTTCTGATGTTGCCTTCTGGAGGAAAGACCATCACCAGAGATG TGGTGGCAATTGAGCAATTCAGAACAGAATTAACAAACGAGCCCGAAGATTGGACAGGGGATCCATGCCTTCCAAGAGAGAACTCATGGACCGGTGTTTCGTGCTCTGACACAGTTCCCGTTCGAATTCTCTCTTT GAACCTGACAGGCTTTGGGTTGTCTGGATCACTGCCACAAAGTATATCTAAGTTAACTGCACTCAAGGACCT TTTGCTTGGAGACAACAAACTTTCAGGCAATATACCTGATTTGAGTTCACTAAAATCTTTAGAAACTCT TCATCTTGAGAACAACCAATTCGAAGGATCAGTCCCTAGTTCGATGGGCGAACTACCAAATCTTCGTGAAGT ATACCTCCAGAACAACAAACTAAATGGTAGCATCCCGGACTCTTTGAAAAACAAACGCGGTGTCAATGTTAA GCTAGAAATGTTAGCTGATAGAGATGATGCTGTTGTGGATTAG
- the LOC105169550 gene encoding calmodulin-like protein 1, producing the protein MMSSFSFLDIQYNLSKRKFLRKPSRMFSRDKQNSGVFPIYWPNMEELKQVFNKFDANKDGKISPEEYKAILKALGKGNLLTKEVQKIFEVADLDGDGFIDFNEFVEAQKKGGGVKTVDLQRAFQAFDKDNDGKITVEEVYELLQKLGERCSIQDCRKMVQAVDTNGDGVIDSDEFIAMMTKTMIIC; encoded by the coding sequence ATGATGTCGAGTTTTAGCTTTCTTGATATCCAATACAACCTTTCCAAGAGAAAATTCTTGAGGAAACCTTCAAGGATGTTTTCAAGAGACAAACAAAACTCGGGGGTATTTCCAATCTACTGGCCAAATATGGAAGAGCTGAAGCAAGtattcaacaaatttgatgCCAATAAAGATGGCAAAATATCCCCAGAGGAGTACAAGGCTATACTGAAGGCCTTGGGTAAAGGAAACCTTCTTACGAAAGAAGTGCAGAAGATATTTGAGGTTGCAGATTTGGACGGAGATGGATTCATCGATTTCAATGAGTTTGTGGAAGCACAGAAGAAGGGAGGTGGGGTGAAGACAGTTGATCTGCAACGTGCTTTCCAGGCCTTCGACAAAGATAATGATGGGAAAATAACAGTAGAAGAAGTGTATGAATTGCTGCAGAAGCTTGGGGAACGGTGCAGCATCCAAGATTGCCGGAAAATGGTACAAGCTGTAGATACCAATGGGGATGGTGTGATTGACTCGGATGAATTTATTGCTATGATGACTAAAACCATGATCATATGCTAG
- the LOC105169551 gene encoding pentatricopeptide repeat-containing protein At2g15690 — protein sequence MASPLSSILRVRFSFPTTIFLGKVRPSLPFISVPKTLIRNPSLPAIRILSTSAIPDDFQRPNPQPSAPSFDFDQNPENQWAARNSGFGNPVNNRSGNFQNQGYNSGCSSSGVNQGFPNQGSLTSGQGYPLQGGTGLSSNFPNQGFRQNQNYPPPPGSVNQWSNNRNQGYGQKPNLDRNYPPQGAFQNQGYQHNPNQSQNYPHGGANQWKNDYNQNLNLTHPQPNQNQRGSYGQAAVNSQIQNGSTQVSNASRPADIVDLLSLCRAGKVKEVIEHMDQGIRANAECFSLLFELCGNSKKFEDAKKAHDYFLRSTFRSDLQLNNRVLDMYSKCGSMTDARRVFDHMPDRNMDSWHLMINGYAANGLGDDGLALFEQMRKLGLPPNGETFIAVLEACASAEAIEEGFLHFESMKTDYGISPGIEHYLGLLGVLGKSGHLVEAEAYIEALPFEPTAVIWEALMNYARIHGDIDLEDRAEELMVSLDPSKAVTNKIPTPPPKKQSGINMLVGRNRIPEFRNPTLYKDDEKLRAAKKEQVYVPDTRYVLHDIDQEAKEQALLYHSERLAIAYGLISTPARTPLRIIKNLRVCGDCHNAIKIMSRIVGRELIVRDNKRFHHFKDGKCSCNDYW from the coding sequence ATGGCGTCTCCTCTGTCGTCAATTCTCAGGGTTCGATTCTCCTTCCCTACGACCATTTTTCTTGGCAAGGTACGCCCCTCTCTCCCCTTCATCTCAGttcccaaaaccctaatccGAAACCCCTCTCTCCCCGCTATCAGAATCCTCTCAACCTCCGCGATACCCGACGACTTCCAGAGGCCGAATCCTCAGCCCTCGGCTCCTTCATTCGATTTCGATCAGAACCCAGAGAATCAGTGGGCCGCACGGAACAGCGGTTTCGGAAACCCAGTTAATAACAGGAGCGGTAATTTCCAGAATCAGGGTTATAATAGTGGTTGTAGTAGTAGTGGAGTGAATCAGGGTTTCCCGAATCAAGGAAGTCTGACTTCGGGTCAAGGGTATCCGCTACAGGGAGGTACAGGCCTTAGCAGCAATTTCCCAAATCAGGGTTTTCGGCAGAACCAGAATTATCCTCCTCCCCCAGGAAGTGTTAATCAGTGGAGTAATAATCGAAATCAAGGCTACGGGCAAAAACCGAATCTGGATAGGAATTATCCCCCGCAGGGAGCGTTTCAAAATCAGGGTTATCAGCACAACCCTAATCAGAGCCAGAATTATCCACACGGAGGTGCGAATCAATGGAAGAATGATTATAATCAGAATCTGAATCTGACGCACCCACAACCAAACCAGAATCAAAGGGGCTCATATGGGCAAGCTGCTGTAAATAGTCAgattcaaaatggaagtacgCAAGTGTCAAACGCAAGTCGGCCGGCTGATATTGTTGACTTACTGAGCTTGTGCAGAGCGGGTAAGGTTAAGGAAGTTATCGAACACATGGACCAGGGGATTCGAGCAAATGCTGAATGTTTTAGCTTGCTTTTTGAGTTATGTGGGAATTCAAAGAAATTTGAGGACGCCAAGAAAGCACACGACTACTTCTTGAGGTCGACTTTTAGGAGTGACCTACAACTGAATAATAGGGTGCTGGACATGTACTCGAAGTGTGGAAGTATGACTGACGCAAGAAGAGTTTTTGATCACATGCCTGATAGGAATATGGATTCTTGGCACTTGATGATTAATGGGTATGCAGCCAATGGGCTAGGAGATGATGGTTTGGCATTATTTGAGCAGATGAGGAAGTTGGGGTTACCACCAAATGGAGAAACTTTTATTGCTGTTTTAGAAGCTTGTGCTAGTGCTGAAGCAATTGAAGAGggatttttacattttgagtCTATGAAAACTGATTATGGGATTTCTCCAGGTATTGAACATTATTTGGGGCTTCTAGGTGTCCTTGGAAAGTCCGGGCATCTTGTTGAGGCCGAGGCATACATTGAAGCCCTTCCATTTGAACCCACAGCCGTTATTTGGGAGGCATTGATGAACTATGCACGTATACATGGAGATATTGATCTTGAAGATCGTGCGGAGGAATTGATGGTCAGTCTTGACCCTTCAAAGGCCGTTACCAACAAGATCCCCACTCCTCCTCCTAAGAAGCAATCTGGGATTAACATGCTCGTTGGGAGGAACAGGATACCGGAGTTCCGTAACCCTACCCTCTACAAGGACGATGAGAAGTTGAGGGCTGCAAAGAAAGAGCAAGTTTATGTTCCCGACACCAGATATGTCCTCCATGACATTGATCAGGAGGCGAAGGAACAAGCACTTCTTTACCACAGTGAGCGTCTTGCTATTGCTTATGGTCTAATTAGTACTCCTGCAAGGACACCTCTGCGGATCATTAAAAACCTACGCGTCTGTGGCGATTGTCACAATGCTATCAAGATCATGTCCAGAATCGTTGGGAGGGAGTTAATTGTCAGAGACAACAAGCGGTTTCATCATTTCAAGGATGGTAAATGCTCTTGTAATGACTACTGGTAA